From the Plectropomus leopardus isolate mb chromosome 20, YSFRI_Pleo_2.0, whole genome shotgun sequence genome, the window atGTTAAACGGCCAGCCTAAATTTCTAttcagcccagttgccagaagaatATGTttgcactgtatgtttctgcaaaccacaaatacattacatttgaacatttcaaACTTATAACAGTGTTTCTAAAGCgacttgatgatgatgatggctttatcatctggaggtggagaggatgTTTGATGGTGTGGCACCTTGGCTGCTACTGCAGACCACaattcaagaccaacaaacaaaaatgctagTTGATTTGTTAGCAATCATTTGCAGCTTCTTAGCtgctagttgttttttttattaacacatCACACTGATTCCTTAGCTGTGTTTGAGCAATGGATCCTGGGTGTTTTTCATCGACACATCATAACATTTTCCAGCCGcatttgtgccaccaaaagtgtttgttttaaggCAAAACATGATGATTTCCTAACTATAACCTAATAGgatttgtgcctaaacctatcAATACCTTCTTCTTGTTGAGGAACGTAGGTTCAACATACttgctacaaaataatgtataaatgaaACCCATATGTGGTTAGtagaaacatacatttttcttgcaatttggtTTTTTAATTGAGTATTTGTTCCCTGGTGACAGCTTGAAACCACGTCTACATTAATGTGGATACGTGAAAATACAAGTTGTGGATATTTGAAAACCCTCCATTGTGTTCTGTAGACGGGGAGAGCTGTGCTTTTCGAAACCACTAACACAAGGCTCTCACCCAAGAGATGTTTTGCTGAGAGATGAACCAGAGATGTGGCTCTTACGACTTCATACTGCAGATTCTTCCTCCTCTAGTTACACAGAAAGCCTTTGTGTCCACACTCAGCAGCAGatctgttaaaatgttaactCAATATGTTCTGCGAGTTCCATTATTGTGACGCATTCACATGTTGTGCAAAAGAATTTTTAACTAAAATTATGTCAACATTTCAACAGATATAGATGAGTGCTCCAAAGAAAACGGAGGCTGCCAGCATGAGTGTGTGAACACCTTCGGGAGTTACAGTTGTCAATGCCGCAGCGGCTTCATGCTGCATGATAACAAGCACGACTGCAAGGAAGGTACAGTTTCTGCTGTTCACTCATATGCTTTATTTAAAGGGTCACTTCACCCAAATTACAGACAGTCTGAataaaatttgttattttgatttgGGATTTTGATTTCTTCACCTATTTCATCCAGTCCTTTGCGTTTATCTTTTCTGCTGTGGGGTTGGCCATTTGAAcaggagccagcctcaagtggccattaaaggAACTGCAATTTAGGTCACTTCtgaattggcttcatttttcaaaccaGCGGATGCTTCTTGGAAATTGCTCATAGCACTTATAATCTCTGGGTCCCATGGTTTTTCCaggatgtttaaaaaacatttactttcatTTCCCTTTACTTTTAACAGATGCTCATATAAAGAACAATACCCCAGGCCACTTCTGTTAAAGAGAGGGAAATGATGTGACCGCACAGTGATGCAGCCTTATTGTTTTGTTCTGATATGGTATTTTGCTTTGTTCTTTAGCGGGCTGTGATCATGCTTTGAACACTGTGGCAGGCACAATGAGCAGCCCCAACTGGCCTGACAGGTATCCCAGCAAGAAGGCCTGCACCTGGTCTCTGTCCACGACTCCAGGCCATCGCATCAAACTCGTACGTCAatggatgtttgtttgtttgttttttatttaaactctaTGTCATGACTTAAAAAGTAACTTATCAAGGTAATTcatagcttttaaaaatgactttcagGTTTTCAATGAGATCGACATGGAGGCTCATCTGGAGTGCACTTATGACCATCTGGAGATTTATGACGGCCGAGACACACGCGCCCCGAGTCTCGGACGCTTCTGTGGCACCAAAAAGCCTTCTCCAGTCATCTCCAGTGGCAACAAAATGTTCCTGCGCTTTTTTTCAGACAACTCGGTGCAGAAGAGAGGCTTTGAGGCCTCATACAGAGCAGGTGGGCAAAACAGCCAAAGAAAAGCCTGAAAAATAAGTACAATGGCACTCTGGAGGAAGAATAGAATACCGAAAACGTGACATTTTAACTACTGGTTTGTTTTCCGCCGTGTTTAGAAAGCTGCATTCTTTCCTCACTTTTACGAGTTCCTCTTTTTGACCCTTTAATTTTGTGGTTGTGAATTCCCAGAATGTGGAGGAAGTCTGAAAGCCGAGGTCAAGACAAAAGATCTCTACTCTCATGCCCAGTTTGGAGATAACAACTACCCCAGTGGCTCCGACTGTCTGTGGGTGGTCTCTGCTGAGAAGGGCTACGGAGTGGAGATCATCTTCCAAGTGTTTGAGATCGAGGAGGAGGCAGACTGTGGATATGATTACGTGGAGTTGTATGACGGTGCTGACATCAAGTCTCCGAGGCTGGGACGATATTGTGGATCTGGGGTAAGGCTAAAAATATTAGTCTGTTGTAGTAAACACTGTTTGAATTATCTCCCAAAAACCTTataattttgtcttttccttttcctcagGCCCCAGAGGAAGTCTACTCAGCTGGGGATGCCATCGTTTTAAAGTTTCACTCAGACGACAGCATCAATAAAAAAGGCTTTCATGTACGCTACACAAGCACAAAGTTCCAGGACACGCTACACGCAAGCAAGTGACTCTGAAACTACCCCAAACCTAAATGGAGGCTTCACCCCTAGCATTTGGTCGGACACACCCATCTCCAGGCGAGGAGTGTATGCATGGATTGACACCACAAACACCAACCCACATACTTTACATTCACATCTGTTAGACAGAGTGAAGCCATGCAGACAAAATTGCATCTTTACTCTTCCTCATTATATAGCTGTGTAGGATGAAAGGCGAGGACTATAGTTTGCagtgattattttgagtaatttcacTCATGCTGCCTGTAATGAGCTGATTATGTCATAGTGTATATGTGCtgagatttaaaatgtatatattgtgatatagttttcttttttttaatcattttatcaaTTGTGTCACTTTTTTACTGTTTGGGGTTGAAAGTTCacttttaattattgtaatgCACTTTGTTGTATTATATTACTGGACAAATgcacattataataataatgagactgGAGGACGAAACAAAATCTAAGCTCAGTTTTTGCCTGAAATCAGACCTGGtctgttatttaatttttttctgatctgCCTTTGATTTGCTAGAGTGAAGTTTTTTAGTTTCCTTgcagtacatttacattttgagtGGTGTTGCTGTGCTTTAAATTCTCTTGCAACACTCATGATAATGGATGAAATTAGCACCACATTCCTCATGCTATCTTATATTTTCCCTTTACATCTCAGACTATAATCTCATCAGTTCTAATATGgaccttaaagggacagttcaatctaaaagtaaaaaaaaacaaacatatttttcctctcacctgtagtgctatccATCAATCTAAATTGTTCTgagtgagttgccaagtgtaggagatatcagccatagagatgtctgactgacctctctctcttctctcaaTATAATGGCCCCAGATGTCACTCAGTATGTAGCACgccaaaaagaaaagtaacatcTAAAAAACCCCAGAGCAATGCACAATAATCCAGAGTTTTTGTGAGCATTTTCATGTaggaggtttttttcttttttttttcttttttttttactgaaccaCACCCAACCCacatcactgtgcagaaagaagtgtgcatctactcatagaTGAGAGGCTTGTGAcagtgcaagatgtaaacacTAATTGCATcttccttggctgagctgtaatatTAGGTAGTTAAGTGGTACTAGGTGAACTATCAGAAAATGCACGCTTACTTCTGCAGGGTGAaatggttggtgggtgtagttcagtggagggaaaatagttccttcataAAACTGCTCGCAACAAAGTCTTttaatgtcagactgaagaggGAAACAGAGTGTAACAAGTTGACCCGTCTGTCTTGCCTCAggtgtgatcatgtgacctttTGAGGACAGTTATTCTTAAATAGTGACAGTCATTCATTTCTGACAGCCTTAaatcaaagacaaagacagaaatagtttatttttatgttggaataatcactttagaaaaaaaaaattcaagaaactcTTTTATTAAAATGCTGTGTGCTTCTTAACATGCATCAGTTCCTGTATCAGCCAGGGTAGACAATTGGTACAGTCAAAGCATTTAGCACAAGTACAAAGTAGatgtaaaaaattataaaacgtttgttcacataaaaaatactattaaacTCAAAtagctttttatcattttgcaaTTACTTCCAATCAAAAAAGCTTAACATCTCCCACAGTCCCTAAATTCACCAAATACATCATTAGAATGATGTGGCACCATAAAATCAACTAAACATTTGGTacagtttttcaacatgtcaataaaattacagtatagAGTGATAAAGGTATTTTATTGAATGGATCATGCACAAGAAGGATTacataatcattaaaataaccaaaaaaaaaaacctacactTCATTAATCACACAATACCAGACAGTTTCACATTCTTCACTGAAGCACAGCTTctctgaaatgaaatgtgtggCCGTAGATCCAGTCTACAAAGTGAACAATGAGTTCAAAATGACCTTATAATACAAAAATCCCCTTTAGAGTTTCAGTCCTTCAATGAGTGGGtccctgttttatttatgaGTCCTGCCAATGGTGTCACACTATTGTATCACCCCTGATCAACAGGTGGCGCCAATAAGCTCATGTATGCTGCAATGCATCAATAAAGGAAGTAAAGAAGGGGACAGCAAGCTAAAGAGCATGGACATGAACAATGCTGGattcaaaatacttaaaaaatcaGCTTTGCAAATATCTTATGAGGAAGGAAATGGACTCCACATGTTTGTTAGACTTCATGGATACACACAATGTGTTTTGGTGAGTCAACACTAGATGCAAAcacaacttttgttttgtttgcaagaCAACTCCACAGGGCACCTTTAAAATGCATCTGCTCCTGTTAGACAGATCATTCTAATAGCTAATGTTTATTGCATTTACAAATCTGCTTCTCTAATTCTGTGCAATATTAAGTTAAAGTTGTTTGTTTGGTAACTTTTTACCCCTGTGTTCCCCTTTCACttgtatttttgtcacatttatttaaatctttggtAAGAAAACTTTGAGAGGCTCATTTTCATGCACTTTATCCAGAAAGCCCAGGTTAAAGTAAGGGTATAGCGTCTCGGTGAAGGTCTCCCTGAAGGTGTACAGGTGTGTCATGCACTCTGCGTTGTAAAAGGACACCAGGCCCCTCTTGTAGTCCAGGTACACGCCGATCCTGGCCATCGGCTCCTCCAGGGACAGAACTGTTGGGGGTGAGGTGCCGGCCATGTACTGTATCCCataggagagggagagagtccAGAAGCCGTTGGCTGGGAGCGCTTTGATGACTCCCTTTCTGGGCACTGACTCTCGGGCCACTCCCACAGTCCACACTGTGCTGCTGTAGACTTCAATCTCCCAGTAGTGACGACCGTGGGTGAAGCCCTGACTGCCCAGCAGTGACAGGGCAGCATTGAACCTGTAGGGGTTGTCCTGCACGGTGTGGTTAAAGGTCTGGTAGCGAACACAGGTCAGGGAGGAGGTCAGGCTGAGCCAAGGGTTGGCCGTGCTGGAGTTAAATGTGATGGCTGCTGGAACTGAAACAGcagaagtaaaaacaacaaaagttggTTTATCTCGGTActtaatgtttacatttgcaAAGTAAGTAAGGCTTAAGTGTCACTTAAAGTCAAAGGAGTAATTAAAGTATATATTTGAGGGGGCACATCCCCATGCTGAAAGTGTCCCCCTCAATAAgctgatttaaaacagcaaattaaaattGCTATTTTGCGACAAGCAACCACGCATCACTGTCTGAAATAATCATTAACAAATGTAATCATAATCATAGATAAACTTCTGAACTGTTGGTTCAAGTGTTACAGTTTATTGCAGTTCTGTGTTAGTTTGTCTAAGTGGTGTTGCCGTACCTCATCAGGACGTGGACATTACAGATGTATTCAAcaaattttaatgtgtttattatgttatatttttaagaaagtcCAAGTGTCAACTATTTATGTATGTAataatatttatgcattttatagtATACTCTATAGCTATAGTTGGTTATGATTGATAATATAGTATAGTAGGAAGTTGGTTTtcaaattttctaatttttttgtgGACTtggcaccccccccccccccccttgacTCCATTTCTACACCCCTGTGTAAAGTACCTGGATAAATGCTCCCTTTCATTGATTTCCACACTCTGTACTGCAGGGGTCCCGCAAACCGACCCTCACACAGACTGGGTGGTGTAAACGTAGGTTTCTCAAACTTCAGTGAAGGTCTGCCAACAAAAGTAAAGTCAGAACAGTGAAgaaagataataaaaacaaataacatccATGATAAACGAGTCTGAACGTTTCCCACACTCACCTCTGGAGCAGGACTTTGATGCTCTGAAACgagacagaaataaatacaggacaagagagacagagactggTGATTAGTTTTGTTGTATCTGAAAGAGTAGGGAGCTTTTTCCACATTACATCAATGTCTGAGCTCACGCTATCCCACCCTGTGGGATCTCCCTGTGGCCGGGGGAAAGTCCCGCAGCCGTGGCTCTGAGCATGGCCCCGTGCCTGAGCTAAACTCCTTATCCCCCAGATCAACGAATGAGATCACTGGCCTACATCCTGTCTGCACTCACTGCTTAAGGCTTTTGTTATTAGAAAAGTAGCagcagtgcttacattttttaccAGCATGTAAAAAGTTACTCTTCAGATCAGCACAGACTGACACGATCAACATGTTTGTGACCTTTAAGAATGGCGTACAAAGTTAAGCAGGAAAGCCAAAGTGGTCACACCCAGAAAAGTTAAGTCTTACACGTTAACGTTGGACCCTGCTGAACTTCTTGGCATATAAAGGCATGAGAGGATGATGTGTAAAACTAAGTCCCAGCCCAAATTTTACCTCTCTGCTTTCTCTTGTTTCATTGTGATATAAATAGCTCCGGAAACCAATAAGTTTGAAATACATAGCTCAGCATTTCTCGCCTTAATCACCCCCACAGCTGACTCATCATGCTGTTAACAACCTCCAGATGGACTCAATTCATCCTGTGTGAAGTTCGTATGAGCAGAGCTCACCCGGAGCAGAGTGAAGGCGTCCTGCTCTCTCAGTTTGTCCTCTATCTCGTGGACGGCTCTCTGCAGACGAGAGATCTCCACGCACAGCAGGGCTTTGTGCTCGTCCAGTCGGATCAGCTCCCTGCGCTCCTCCGTCTTCAGCTTCACCTGCAGGAGCTTCTCCTCCTGGTACAGGAACTGGTGCAGGTCGCTGAACTGGGCCTCGATGCGCTGCTTCAGGTCGGCGGTGTGCTCCTGAAGGATGTGGAAGATTAtggtcactgtcactgtgacCAGTCACTTACAGTTAGGGGCATTGGTTTTTGTGTCAACATTAGGGGGGACCGTGAGCACAAGGGCATCTCCCactcaatatttagaaaatgtgcgTTTGTCAGTCCcgaataaaacatgaaagtagcagatgACTTTTATATCAAAGCAGGAAATGTGTTTGATGCCCAAAATTTTCTGGTACAGGAAGTTTTGAATTGTTTGCACATtgttgtgccttttctgcatcaattttaGAGTggaaatgattttgtttttgttcagagaaggaaatgtgcttattttaaaaactgagggGTATATGACCCCTGCTTCCCCCAAATTTCTATGCCCATGTTAACAGTGTTTTCACATAGATAGAAGATCCATGCTATGTTGTTGCAATCTGTGTTGGGAATAATGCAGGCATGTGTCTCTGTCAGGTAAAGTCTGATTTTGAGACACTAAATAGGTCAAAATGGACAAACATAGTCCAGTAGTGATTGCAGTATCTGCATTATGATTTGCATGTGTACTCTGGAAAAGTTTTCACTCACCTTGAGCTTTTTAACCTCGTCCTCGGCTTCTCGGTCACATTGCAGCGCCGTGTTGAGCTCAGCTTTGAGGGAATCCATGGAGCTGTTCAGAGACGCCTGATGGGACAGGGACACAACATCAATACAAACTTACTTGCTTCTTACTTCAAATGCAGTGTCACAGCCATTTTTACAAGGTGTTTTGGAGCACCTGCTGTAATGTGATTCAAAATTTAGATTGGACGTAGTAAAAGTAAGTTTCCACCATTACAATAACCACACTGCGTAAAATATGCATAATTCCTGACAGTGGTGGTTTTAGCATATTCAGGGTCCTGGGGAAGCTACCCATGGGGCAcccacccccaaaaaactttACTGTTGTTATAATTAGTATCTTTTATGTTTAAAGAGCAGGAAAACTTaggaaataaacaataataatgattaataagACAATGCCGTACGTGCAAATTTGCGTATTTTggctacttttttatttcagttaatgCTCAGTTAATGGGGGGGATAAAAAATCACTGCTGCCCTCTTAAATGCATCCTAAATATCTGAATTTTAGAATATAAACAATCAGTCAAACTTTAAGGAATAGATAGATAGTGAGATATTGATGTTCTGCTGAACCCTTTATTATAAACTGACATTTGTTTAAAGCTTAACTCACCCTGTATTTATTTTCAGCCTCCTGGACACACACCATGGTATGATTCCTGTGCTCCTGCGACAGACCACACACCAGACACACCAGCTCCTGGTCCTCCTCACAGTAAAGcttcagctcctctctgtgtctgctgcagcgTGGGACTGGAGCAGGAACCCTCTCTGTCACCCCGACATCTGCCAGGCGGGCTCCGTTCCCGCTCTCCTCCAGACCCTGACAGTAGCTCTCCACGATGTTGGCTACGATGCGGTTGGGCCTATAGCTTTGCCCGGGGTACACCTTCCTGCACTGAGGGCAGGAGCCTGTTCCCCCCTGACTGGGGCCCCGGGGGCCGGTCCAGTAACCCTCGATGCACCCCTGGCAGAAGGTGTGATCGCAGGGCAAGGACACCGGCTGCTTGAAAAGATCCAAGCAGATGGAGCAGGTAAGATCTCTGCTGATTCGGTGTGCTGAGCTTTTGGTTACTTTCCCAGCAATTGGAGGCTGTCGCAGCTTTTCCATGGCTGCACCAAAGTCTCCCTCCTTTGGTTTCCAACTTTTCTTGTCTGGCTTTATCCCCTGGTTTAGCTTTTCCAAGTTCTGCAGATAAACAGTCTGGATTTTCTTCACTTCTTTCTGATTCTTGCTCATTCCTCTGCCTtgattgttttcctttgttctgACTGTACAGCTGGACCTCCTTGTCCTTCCTCTCCTGCAGAGTGTGGCTGCTCTCTCTGGCCTCCAGTCTTCCTGTTGATTGTGGGGAAATGAAGTGGGTGGTGTAGAAGCAGCCACAGCCTCTCACATCCTCAGCAGATAGTAAGTAGGATCTCAATGGGCCCCACTTTTCCCTGCAGACTGACGTCACATTCTTGTTCAGGAAACTGAGGCGGGCTTATCCTTGTCTAGCTTATTTGTTTAGTAAAGTCTGGCCCGTAAGTGTAAGTCTTCAGTAATCGCTGTAGAGtaactgcagaaaaatgtaaatccaATCACTGTGACTCTGAGTGTGGAGTGAGACAGAGTGACAGCAGCAAGAAGTCTGTTAGCAGTAACAAATTTCCTGAGTCTTTTTATAGTTACGCTCCCTGCCCAGTAAGTAATCATTGTTGCAGAGGGGTAAACAAGATCATTAGCACAATGAAAGAGAAACGTCCTGCAGCCAAAAAACTCCACCATGGACAAATACAAATGCAGGCTTCCTGTGAGTTTCTTTGACCCCCATCCAGTTATTGTAACAGATATTTACAGCACGGTCCCCGAGGGCTGAAACATCTGTCCCATTAAGCTAGCTGACTCTTCTTATGTGAATCACTACCAGCGTTGGAATGTAACTGTAAatgaaagtacatttactcaagtattctGCTTCAGTATGAATTTTagatatttgtactttacttaagcattttcttttcatgctaatttatacttttactccaccacaCCTTAGAGGGAAaacatgtactttttacttcattacatttagTGGACAGCTTTTGTTACTTTATAATTTAAGAGTTTTGCAAAAAAGCATAAGAagtgtttataaaatatgatattttaaattaaagtaaatagtAAAAGTTTtagtaaattaaattaccaaacagtttaaacaaacacagctgcaacaattagttgattaactTCTTAACTTTATTATGAGTcgattcagaaaaaaattaattgccaactattgtgataaacatttaatttgttttctttttttaatgattttgaatTAGTaggggtgttttttgtttgtttgtttttctttagaggtatttggatgttttttcttactttttaataGTTGTGAgtttttggggatgtttctttttcatatttttgaggaggttttttaatattttttttccataattttgtAGTTTGGggagtatttttttctattatctTTTGAATTtggtgtgtggggtttttttttaaagatatttctgtattgtgtacttttactttcctgattatactgacttacttttactgaagtactaTTTacagtgcaggacttttacttgtaacagagtattttcaatACTCtaatagtacttttacttaaataaaggatctgaatacctCTTGACAGAcgaaaaaagagagacaaatatAGTACAGTCAGCATCTTATCTGGTGTTTGTGAAGAGGATTTGGATGATTTCTCTTCTTGTTGGAGAGAGAACTTGTGCCAGAGAAAAAACTGAGACAGTTAGCAGGTCAGCAGCTAACTTCTTATGTTATGGACTATAGTGACATCTGGTgtccaaactaaaaactaaacaaagatGAATTATACAGTACAAAACagttaagccaaaaaaaaccccatcaaaACAAGTTGTATAAAAACTGATCTATGATCTACTctcattttaccattttttgtgAGTATTTGTAACAATATcagtttgtatttgtatttaatctTTGTGCTCCCCTTgtattttgtttccatttgatGCAGGTGTTTTTTGTCCTTCACCTTCCTCGGGTCATCCTGATTCATTTCTGGtttactttttgtacttttcccTTGTGCATGGATTTTTGATTAGCCTGTTCCTTCAGTTTTGTGTCCTGCCTGTTATGGAAAAGACAAAATCCTTCATAAGTCTATTTCACACACACCTACAGTGTGCGGAAACAATTGTGACCAGGCTGACAGAGTGAGCTTATGGAGTTTATGTGTGAGGGAGCCGGTACGGATAAATTTGTGGAGAGATGAGGGAGGTGTGACAGCAATAATGGCTCCCGTAGTTGCTCACCtttgtcttctctgtctctgttagTTGCTGTCTGTGGTGCTGAAGAGCTGCTGGAGCTGTCTGTGGTGCTGAACATTCACAGGTATGAAGCCCctcagaatgacaaaaaaaacagattcatttCTAAACTTGTGCATGT encodes:
- the trim69 gene encoding E3 ubiquitin-protein ligase TRIM69, producing MSKNQKEVKKIQTVYLQNLEKLNQGIKPDKKSWKPKEGDFGAAMEKLRQPPIAGKVTKSSAHRISRDLTCSICLDLFKQPVSLPCDHTFCQGCIEGYWTGPRGPSQGGTGSCPQCRKVYPGQSYRPNRIVANIVESYCQGLEESGNGARLADVGVTERVPAPVPRCSRHREELKLYCEEDQELVCLVCGLSQEHRNHTMVCVQEAENKYRASLNSSMDSLKAELNTALQCDREAEDEVKKLKEHTADLKQRIEAQFSDLHQFLYQEEKLLQVKLKTEERRELIRLDEHKALLCVEISRLQRAVHEIEDKLREQDAFTLLRSIKVLLQRPSLKFEKPTFTPPSLCEGRFAGPLQYRVWKSMKGSIYPVPAAITFNSSTANPWLSLTSSLTCVRYQTFNHTVQDNPYRFNAALSLLGSQGFTHGRHYWEIEVYSSTVWTVGVARESVPRKGVIKALPANGFWTLSLSYGIQYMAGTSPPTVLSLEEPMARIGVYLDYKRGLVSFYNAECMTHLYTFRETFTETLYPYFNLGFLDKVHENEPLKVFLPKI